TTGAGTTTGATGGGTTAATGGAaatgttaattttgttattCAGGTATAGTGCAGTTGCGGCCATCTTATTCTTACTTCGACAAACAAGACAAACGTAAACAGGACAAGAGTAAGGCTGAAGAATCtgatgaagaagaaaaagaaccgGAAGCACAACAGGTAAGGTTTTTTGCTTGATTTTTTATCTTttggtaaaattaataatttagcaaggacctttttttctaaaataattcTGTTGTATTGGTTAAATAATACTGCAAAGGCAGTTACTgcttgttttgtattttgttaatttcatCACAAAATGGacacattaaataataatatttctattGTTTTAATACAAAGATAGAAGAGTGAAGagatataaatattataagtattgTTAACCATACCAAAGGTTGCTTCCATAAAActtctttatttattcatcTGCTGTGATAATAAAGGAACAAAAGagtgtttatttatatatttcttactttatctttttttatcaatgtaaatttaattgttatggtgttttttgtttgtttactcttGTATGATTGCCctgtttttcttcttcttttcctgTACAAACTGTACATTGCGCCCCCCTGCTGACAACAgagggcccccgctgaaaatcagtttcgagacaagccctggcgcggtcttgatgtatgctgagcgggtgcctttttgtcagaggggcacaagcagctaTCTGTACATTAATTTGTGTATCTCCTTCATTGTGTATCTATGTTTTTCCTGCTTGtatgtctttctttcaaataaaaattattctattctattctattctagtATGGGTAATCTTACTTAGCAcaatttcttattttttacataaacttTTGAGTATGTTATTTGGTTTCAGGTGACAGTGAAATTCGCGCGTCAAGAGACTGATTTAGCAAAGAAAGCACGCGAGAAATCATTCGAAACCATTTCCCAGCGGATATCTGAAGAGCCCTGGTTCGACGCCCTGTGGAGACATTCTGATACAGATCAAGCAGAAGTAAgaagtttaaaattttacctattTTGCTACTTAGTACTGAAACCTTAGGTTAGGcattttttagttgtttttaaagtctatttacttttatttgaatagtaaaaataattaggtaaaaCTAGGGGTAGATAAGCACTGTCTGTGATTGAAACTGTACactgtgaaatgcaataaagaattgagtattgagaAATATTCGGTGAATGATATGCAACCCTTATGCAATCAAATGCTTTAAAATCAAGTAAGTATTTcttttttgcaattttattgttattttactttgaaTGACATCTCCAGTGTCTGTTGATCCAGTACTGCACTATCCGTTTATTGCAATTATAACTCATTAGTGTTAGCCATAATTATGGCAAAACATTACACAATAGGTAcatccatagagatatagagagatgccatcCAATGTGTgaagttcgaaactcagtgttgcattacaaattcacacacacaaagtaatcaaaatatgtgctcattatccactgcggtatccaACGTTtacgaataatctttagtactacgcaagcaatgtaaactgttaacattatgacgtcgctgctgtcatcattgcttttacgagcaatgtgttctgtttttgggcatattgctgcgacactggccacgcccccttgtcacatctccctttagtttctgtgggTACATCTTATTACTGCATATTGCAatcctatcatcatcatctcagccataggacgtccactgctgaacataggcctcccccaatgctttccatgttacccggttggtagcggcatgcgaccagcgctttcctgctacctttatgatgtcgtcggtccaccttgtgggtggacgtcccacgctgcgttttccggtacgcggcctctactccagaatcttgctgccttatcggccgtcagttctgcgtactatgtgccctgcccattgccacttcagcttgctaatccgtcgggctatgtcagcgattttagttcgtttacggatctcctcatttctgattcgatctcgtaataAACACTGAGCATATTGCAATCATAACTAATTGACGCTTCTATTCCCAGCTCGAGCGTCTCAAGCTGTTCAGCATGACGTCAGCAGACGGGTCGGCCCTGACGGTCCGGGCGAAGGACTACATCCGAACCCTGgtgccgcccgcgccgcctgaCGAGGCAGACGTGGCTCCCGCCACCAGGCCCTCGCCGCAGGATCAGATAACGCAGATACTTATCAATGGTAAGCggattagagtaggcgcacaccgttgatttttagttggccgatagttgtgcccgattttaatttgtatgaagaatcggccaaatcgaatccgcgtagtgtgcgcactcccatacatgcccatactgatcaactgaccaactaaactatcggccgacgaaaaatcaactgtgtgcgcctactcttaaagttGCGTAGAATTTAACAATTAGGTTTTACTAACACTTGTTTCCCCGGTTTTCAtcacttattttttattacatcatGGAAAAGTACATGATGAATATTAAATAGCAATTTTTTATTTCGCTGAACCATTCTGAAATACAAAAATCAAGACGATGGTGAACAGATttgtctagacaaagtgcacattataataaaattgcaaagcagccgaaaagtggtcgaaatgccttttttcttgttttgtatggagttttgacggattccattttcgattcgatcaaaaagttcACATGTCTAGCTAGGGGGTAGACTTTTATCAACCAAAAacattgtttgttttattttatgcgGTTTACATTTATGAGCGAGTTTCTATACACAAGTTGAGATGCATTTGTTAAAAACGTTTCTTTGAAACTGAAGTTGTGTGTTCTAAGGGTATTCTTAGAACGTGTTTCTCGGTTTTCAGTCACATTCCTACATAATTTTGTATCGTAATCGTTTGTTCCCAGCAAAACTGATGACGTTCAACGACCTTAGAGCTTTGGTCCGTACCGACGAAGGCCAGTTACCTGAACCAGCTCTACTATCAGCTCTGAGCGCGAGCGCGTGCTGCGTGCGCGGCGTGTGGGCGGCGCGCTCGGGCTCGCTGTACACGCGCGCCGCCCGCGTGCCGCAGCGGCTGCTGTGCGCTGCCCGGGACCACGCAGTGAGTGAGACAGGCCACCGACCATAACCACTACAGATCACCGACCATAACCACTACAGGCCACCGACCATAACCACTATAGATCACCGACCATAACCACTACTGGCCACTGACCATAACCACTACAGGCCACTGACCATAACCACTACAGGCCACCGACCATAACCTATgtcctttcatcatcatcatttcagccacagtacgtctactgctgaacttgcctcccccaatgatttccatattgaacCGGTAGCAGCCTGTATCCGACACcgtcctactacctttatgaggtcatcgatTCAACTCCAGAACCTTAGTGCACCATCGgcagtcagttctgcgtactatgagCCCTGCTATGTCCTTTGGTAAGGTAAGGAGGTCGTTGTCCACCACTATTGGTCAGTGACTTATTTGAGACCACGCCCCCCATCCTCCAGTCCAGATTATTATTGTTCGTATCGAGCAGTGTAGGTTGCattctcagcggtcgcaggtagGGTTTGCAATCTCGCATCTTTAAAATCATGTTATAAAATGGAACGCCGACGAAGGCCAGTTACCCGAGCCAGCTCTACTATCAGCGCTGAGCGCGAGCGCGTGCTGCGTGCGCGGCGTGTGGGCGGCGCGCTCGGGCTCGCTGTACACGCGCGCCGCCCGCGTGCCGCAGCGGCTGCTGTGCGCCGCCCGGGACCACGCAGTGAGTGATACCCCGCTCTAAACAGGCCACCGACGATACCACTACAGGCCACCGACCATAACCAACCACTACTGGCGACCGACCATAACCACTACAGGCCACCGACCATTACCACTACAGGCCACCGACCATAACCACTACAGGCCACCGACCATAACCACTACAGGCCACCGATCATAGCCACTACAGGCCACCGACCATAACCACTGCAGGCCACCGACCATAACCACTACAGGCCACCGACCATAAACACTGGTAGCTGTAAGGCCAAgtcctatcatcatcatcatttcagcaataggacgtccacgtgctgaacataggcccttcccaatgatttccatattgaccagCTGTAACCGgcggttctgcgtactatgagCCCTGCCATGTCCTTTAGTACCGCGTGAAGTAACGAGGTCGGTGGCCGCCACTACTAGTCGGGTGCTATTACAATGTTTAAAACCAGGAGTTCCCTAATTTGAAACGCGTCTCCTTTCGACCATAAGAAAAAGTCCACGTCCTCCCGTCCAGATTAATTTTGCGCAGTTACAGTTTACGCAGCACTTTTCCTTCCCTCacaatttttttcttcttccagctctaccTCTTCACACAACATCCGTACGTTGACCGGCGGAAGTTCGCCGCAGCGGTCCGTCTCCCGGCCCTCGAAGTGCTGGAAATTCTCCAGTCAGTCGCCAAATACAATCCCCGCACTGGCTGGGAACTCCTCATACCCCCAGACACGGCCTTCGAAGCCAAATACCCTGACGTCATCCAGCGCCAAAACCTGTACTGGGAGGCCAGGCAACGCCAGTTCAACGAGATGCTGATAGGCGAAAGTATACCCAAACGTCAACGCAAGAAGTCTCAAAGGGAGTCGGTGAGTTCTGATACCATGATGAGCCCCAAACCTAGGTGTAACAGTGTGAGTGAGGAAGACAGTGATAGAAAGAGACACAAGAACAAATCCGCCACTGGAGTTGGTAAACGGACTCGGCATATTAGCTCCTCCAGTGCACATGACGGAACGTGATCTATACAATAGTTAGGTTATCAAATTTGTAATGTAGTCACTGCCTGCTGCGTGCGACAAGTCGCGCTTTTAATACTGTAATATGCGATGAACTGGCCGATGTTTTCAATCAATAGAAAATAGCTTTtaaggtactttttaataagACCTTTTTTGGAGCAAACCCCCTCAGTGGTGTTTTATAAGACCtcacactaaggcccagaacagacggtgaaacgcaactgcaaagAAACTggaactgctagttacttttgagctgcatctaagtttctgccatagcgtccgttgagagaacacatgacgcgaccagtttgaaactttcagtttcagtttcattcataagaatcatcagaaagttgcagtttcgttgcagttgcgtttcgccgtctgttctgggcctaactgtTGGTAATTGACATTTTTATCCTAACGCACTTGTCATACAATTTTCCGTGTGCAGTCCTGCAAAGGGACGACTCAAAACGTCTTATTTGAAAGAGCCTATAAACTAATTTCAGGGGATCCTAATCTCTTCTAACTTTGAGAAGGCTTTTTTACCACTGGGTTATCTCTAGTAATTGCGAATGGTGCTCTTAAGTAGAAGTAGAATATctttcctaataaaataaacgatatttaatttaagtaCTTGCTTGAGTATTGAACTTAGAATGGTTTAGGGACCCTTgtcattaattatttattttgcatttATACAAATAACATGTTTATGTACATAGTTGGCCATTTTATCGTACAGCTACAATTAAtaaggaaataaataaactgaatTAAATTTTTACAGCTTAGACACTGTATGACATCACTGTAAAATATAtactttttgtattattattgttcCTAGTGGTATTATTTTACAACGAATCATTTGCGCGGTCAAGTTTGTCGAATGAATTTatgggtatccttccgtttggccaaattacttttcgccaaatttcacttcgcaaacaacttatcgccaaagtttaatttcccaaatgaacttttagcaaatgtacttttcgcaactatttcatttggtcaaattttacttggcaaatgtttatatagcaaatgttttattttaccaaatattatatcccaaataatttatttggtcaaattgacacttcacatgcttacccaccgttacccacaaatcaaagcacaaAGCaaatgatcatggttttcacaagaattttatgtaaaacaaagagattgcagaaaatagtatggatGCGAAAGTAGgttttgcagaaaatagtaggttaggttaggttagaacagtgacccttaacgcgcgaaggcgagcgaagcgtgccgcggcagcggccgccgagcgctagaatcacctctattgttaattaatcatttagtttcgataaaaataatgaaatatgaaaataaatttagaacaaattttatattaactacccactaaacaaaataataaccacaagctaatttgtattccattctatgcaccaattaaattattttgtaaatagtttatcgtgaaatatttttgccaaatgaaacatttggcaaaacatactttgccaaacaataatttgctaaacaataatatgccaaaaaagacatttgcgaattaaaagtttgcaataagttgttttgccaaatgagaatttgccaaatgaaaatttgcgaaacgttgtttgccatgtgataatttgggaaacgttttttggccaaacatt
This window of the Ostrinia nubilalis chromosome 9, ilOstNubi1.1, whole genome shotgun sequence genome carries:
- the LOC135074698 gene encoding DNA-directed RNA polymerase III subunit RPC5 is translated as MEEDDPIVQEIPVFLSQALSKNLYIYQYPVRPANRDWKDVKVLNASIKPKNQLVRLEVELDTYSDKYCQSKGEQIALNTDGHQESSWHVKEKDRAQYFRHGIMDKIVYESSSPCSETQHYAVAILQDKELHCTPIQGIVQLRPSYSYFDKQDKRKQDKSKAEESDEEEKEPEAQQVTVKFARQETDLAKKAREKSFETISQRISEEPWFDALWRHSDTDQAELERLKLFSMTSADGSALTVRAKDYIRTLVPPAPPDEADVAPATRPSPQDQITQILINAKLMTFNDLRALVRTDEGQLPEPALLSALSASACCVRGVWAARSGSLYTRAARVPQRLLCAARDHALYLFTQHPYVDRRKFAAAVRLPALEVLEILQSVAKYNPRTGWELLIPPDTAFEAKYPDVIQRQNLYWEARQRQFNEMLIGESIPKRQRKKSQRESVSSDTMMSPKPRCNSVSEEDSDRKRHKNKSATGVGKRTRHISSSSAHDGT